One Synergistaceae bacterium genomic window carries:
- a CDS encoding SDR family oxidoreductase produces MLDLNELCGMAGKTAIVTGAASGIGAGIARFFSSAGVTVVIADINENLAGNVVKEITCAGNKAVFIKCDVTKEADCKAVADAAAERFGRIDILVNCAGVARRHTVETLTESDWDLAINVTLKSVFLMSKHVVPHMKRARGGKIVNIGSGWALKGGDHAVSYCAAKAGVWNMTRAMAIDHGPDNINVNCVCPGDIDTPMLKSECEQLGGVYDEKYKEECAKRPIARLGTPQDVAMCVFFLCSNMTPWVTGSSLVVDGGGIA; encoded by the coding sequence ATGCTTGACTTGAACGAACTTTGCGGCATGGCCGGCAAGACGGCGATAGTAACCGGAGCTGCATCCGGGATCGGTGCGGGGATCGCGCGTTTTTTTTCAAGCGCCGGGGTAACGGTCGTTATTGCGGACATCAATGAAAACCTTGCCGGAAATGTGGTAAAGGAAATAACATGTGCCGGAAACAAGGCTGTTTTTATCAAGTGTGACGTAACAAAGGAAGCTGACTGCAAAGCCGTTGCCGATGCTGCTGCTGAAAGATTCGGCCGCATAGACATACTGGTGAACTGTGCCGGAGTTGCACGCCGCCATACGGTGGAGACTTTAACGGAGTCTGACTGGGATCTGGCAATCAACGTGACGCTCAAGAGCGTCTTTCTTATGAGCAAGCATGTAGTACCTCACATGAAACGTGCCAGAGGCGGCAAGATAGTCAACATCGGTTCGGGATGGGCGCTGAAGGGCGGAGATCATGCCGTGTCCTACTGCGCGGCAAAGGCCGGCGTGTGGAACATGACTCGGGCTATGGCCATAGACCACGGCCCGGATAATATCAATGTCAACTGTGTGTGTCCCGGAGACATAGACACTCCGATGCTTAAGAGCGAGTGTGAGCAGCTTGGCGGCGTTTATGACGAAAAGTATAAGGAAGAATGCGCAAAGCGTCCTATCGCGCGCCTTGGTACCCCTCAGGATGTTGCCATGTGCGTATTCTTCCTCTGCAGCAATATGACTCCTTGGGTCACAGGAAGCAGTCTTGTCGTTGATGGCGGCGGCATCGCTTAA